One region of Bacillus zhangzhouensis genomic DNA includes:
- the leuS gene encoding leucine--tRNA ligase: MSFQHREIEKKWQDYWLTHKTFATSDSEDKPKFYALDMFPYPSGAGLHVGHPEGYTATDILSRMKRMQGYDVLHPMGWDAFGLPAEQYALDTGNDPAAFTEENINNFRRQIQSLGFSYDWDREINTTDPNYYKWTQWIFLKLYEKGLAYIDEVPVNWCPALGTVLANEEVIDGKSERGGHPVERRPMKQWMLKITAYADRLLEDLEDIDWPESIKDMQRNWIGRSEGAHVHFEVEGHDEQFTVFTTRPDTLFGATYAVLAPEHALVEKITSDAQKEAVNAYIKEIQSKSDLERTDLAKTKTGIFTGAYAINPLNGEKMPIWIADYVLATYGTGAIMAVPAHDERDYEFAKTFDLPMKEVVEGGDIEKEAYTGDGKHINSDFLNGLGKEEAIEKTIAWLEEHQKGEKKVTYRLRDWLFSRQRYWGEPIPIIHWEDGTSSAVSEDELPLILPKTTEIKPSGTGESPLANIKDWVEVVDPVTGKKGRRETNTMPQWAGSCWYFLRYIDPHNSEELASPEKLKKWLPVDVYIGGAEHAVLHLLYARFWHKFLYDIGVVPTKEPFMKLYNQGMILGENNEKMSKSKGNVVNPDDIVASHGADTLRLYEMFMGPLDASIAWSEKGLDGARRFLDRVWRLFINEDGSLSDKVTEQSGGALERSYHETVMKVTDHYEGLRFNTGISQLMVFINDAYKADTLPKEYAEGFVKLLSPIAPHLAEELWNKLGHEGSISYEAWPQYDESKLVDDEVEIVVQLNGKVKAKLTVPADATREQLEELAKNDARVKEQLEGKTIRKVIAVPGKLVNIVAN; this comes from the coding sequence TTGAGTTTTCAGCACCGGGAAATTGAAAAGAAGTGGCAGGATTATTGGCTGACACATAAAACATTCGCCACATCTGACTCGGAAGATAAACCGAAGTTTTATGCACTTGATATGTTTCCATATCCATCAGGAGCAGGGCTTCATGTCGGGCACCCTGAGGGCTATACAGCAACGGATATTTTATCACGCATGAAACGTATGCAGGGATATGATGTTCTTCATCCAATGGGATGGGACGCATTTGGTCTACCGGCAGAACAGTATGCACTTGATACAGGGAATGACCCGGCGGCCTTTACAGAAGAGAACATCAATAACTTCCGCCGCCAAATTCAATCACTAGGGTTCTCGTATGATTGGGATCGAGAAATCAACACGACAGATCCGAATTACTACAAATGGACACAATGGATTTTCTTGAAATTGTACGAAAAAGGATTGGCCTATATCGATGAAGTACCAGTGAACTGGTGCCCAGCGCTTGGTACAGTGCTTGCAAACGAAGAAGTCATTGATGGAAAAAGTGAACGCGGAGGCCATCCTGTTGAAAGACGTCCTATGAAGCAGTGGATGCTAAAGATTACAGCATATGCGGACAGGCTGTTAGAAGATTTAGAGGACATTGATTGGCCTGAAAGCATCAAAGATATGCAGCGTAACTGGATCGGACGCTCTGAAGGTGCGCACGTTCATTTTGAAGTAGAAGGACATGACGAACAGTTTACGGTTTTTACAACGCGTCCTGATACACTGTTTGGTGCAACATATGCAGTGCTTGCACCAGAGCATGCACTTGTTGAAAAAATTACATCAGATGCCCAAAAAGAAGCTGTCAACGCGTATATCAAAGAGATTCAATCAAAGAGTGATTTAGAGCGGACAGATCTTGCTAAAACGAAGACGGGTATTTTCACAGGCGCGTATGCCATCAATCCTTTAAATGGTGAAAAGATGCCGATCTGGATTGCCGATTACGTGCTGGCGACTTATGGAACTGGAGCCATTATGGCGGTTCCTGCCCATGATGAACGTGACTATGAATTTGCCAAAACCTTTGATCTTCCAATGAAAGAAGTTGTAGAAGGCGGAGACATTGAAAAAGAAGCCTATACAGGTGATGGAAAGCACATTAACTCGGATTTCCTAAATGGCTTAGGAAAAGAAGAAGCGATTGAAAAAACGATTGCATGGCTTGAAGAACATCAAAAAGGTGAAAAGAAAGTCACATATCGTTTAAGAGACTGGCTGTTCAGCCGTCAGCGCTACTGGGGTGAGCCAATTCCAATCATTCATTGGGAAGATGGAACATCTTCAGCCGTTTCAGAGGATGAACTTCCTCTGATCTTGCCTAAGACGACTGAGATTAAGCCAAGTGGTACAGGTGAATCACCATTGGCTAATATTAAAGACTGGGTTGAGGTTGTAGATCCTGTTACAGGTAAGAAAGGCCGCCGTGAAACAAATACAATGCCGCAATGGGCAGGCAGCTGCTGGTATTTCTTACGTTATATTGATCCTCATAACTCAGAAGAGCTTGCATCTCCTGAGAAGCTGAAGAAATGGCTTCCAGTTGATGTGTATATCGGCGGAGCAGAACATGCTGTACTGCATCTTCTATATGCACGTTTCTGGCATAAGTTCTTGTATGATATCGGTGTTGTTCCAACAAAAGAACCTTTCATGAAATTGTACAACCAAGGCATGATTCTTGGGGAAAACAATGAAAAAATGAGTAAATCAAAAGGGAATGTGGTCAACCCAGATGATATTGTAGCATCTCATGGTGCGGATACATTACGACTTTATGAAATGTTCATGGGACCTTTAGATGCGTCAATTGCTTGGTCTGAAAAAGGACTTGATGGCGCTCGTCGTTTCCTTGATCGTGTATGGCGTCTATTTATAAATGAAGACGGCTCACTCAGTGATAAAGTGACGGAGCAATCTGGCGGCGCATTAGAACGCAGCTATCATGAAACAGTAATGAAGGTAACGGATCATTATGAAGGCTTGCGTTTCAATACAGGAATTTCACAATTAATGGTGTTTATCAACGATGCCTATAAGGCGGATACACTGCCAAAAGAATATGCAGAAGGCTTTGTAAAGCTTCTTTCTCCAATTGCACCGCATTTAGCAGAAGAGCTTTGGAATAAACTTGGTCATGAAGGGTCTATTTCTTATGAAGCATGGCCTCAATATGATGAGTCAAAGCTTGTCGACGATGAAGTTGAAATTGTCGTACAGCTTAACGGTAAAGTGAAAGCAAAATTAACCGTTCCTGCTGATGCAACAAGGGAGCAATTAGAAGAGCTTGCGAAAAATGATGCACGCGTAAAAGAACAGCTTGAAGGGAAAACCATTCGTAAAGTGATTGCGGTTCCTGGGAAGCTTGTCAATATTGTTGCGAACTAA